A genomic region of Caloenas nicobarica isolate bCalNic1 chromosome 9, bCalNic1.hap1, whole genome shotgun sequence contains the following coding sequences:
- the C9H19orf12 gene encoding protein C19orf12 homolog isoform X2 has protein sequence MPLNVDDVIQLFCHLSQQKGMKAAVKHSGSGALLAGAGAFIGGLMGGPPGIAVGGALGGLCGAWMTSGQFRPVPQILSELPPAEKQKLYDEAVVIVRNLDWTDIVQLTALVMGNTSLQQMLLGVLMNYLSKELRAEIQYGE, from the exons ATGCCCCTGAATGTTGACGATGTGATACAACTGTTCTGCCATCTCTCGCAGCAGAAGGGGATGAAAGCTGCTGTCAAACACTCTGGGTCAGGAGCGCTGCTGGCGGGTGCAGGAGCATTTATTGGGGGTCTGATGGGAGGTCCACCTGGAATCGCTGTAG gAGGAGCACTTGGTGGATTGTGTGGTGCCTGGATGACTAGTGGACAGTTCAGGCCGGTCCCTCAGATTTTATCGGAATTGCCTCctgctgagaagcagaaacTCTATGATGAAGCCGTTGTTATTGTCCGGAACTTAGACTGGACTGATATCGTTCAGCTGACTGCTCTTGTCATGGGAAATACCAGTCTCCAGCAGATGTTGTTAGGAGTGCTGATGAATTATCTATCCAAAGAACTAAGAGCAGAGATACAGTATGGAGAATAA
- the C9H19orf12 gene encoding protein C19orf12 homolog isoform X1, which produces MDLAKMPLNVDDVIQLFCHLSQQKGMKAAVKHSGSGALLAGAGAFIGGLMGGPPGIAVGGALGGLCGAWMTSGQFRPVPQILSELPPAEKQKLYDEAVVIVRNLDWTDIVQLTALVMGNTSLQQMLLGVLMNYLSKELRAEIQYGE; this is translated from the exons GATCTTGCCAAGATGCCCCTGAATGTTGACGATGTGATACAACTGTTCTGCCATCTCTCGCAGCAGAAGGGGATGAAAGCTGCTGTCAAACACTCTGGGTCAGGAGCGCTGCTGGCGGGTGCAGGAGCATTTATTGGGGGTCTGATGGGAGGTCCACCTGGAATCGCTGTAG gAGGAGCACTTGGTGGATTGTGTGGTGCCTGGATGACTAGTGGACAGTTCAGGCCGGTCCCTCAGATTTTATCGGAATTGCCTCctgctgagaagcagaaacTCTATGATGAAGCCGTTGTTATTGTCCGGAACTTAGACTGGACTGATATCGTTCAGCTGACTGCTCTTGTCATGGGAAATACCAGTCTCCAGCAGATGTTGTTAGGAGTGCTGATGAATTATCTATCCAAAGAACTAAGAGCAGAGATACAGTATGGAGAATAA